A stretch of the Enterobacteriaceae bacterium ESL0689 genome encodes the following:
- the gcvP gene encoding aminomethyl-transferring glycine dehydrogenase → MTSTLGQLENHDAFIDRHIGPTPRQQQTMLDVVGADSLDTLTQQIVPQDIQLPALPNIPQAISEFAALAELRAIAKRNQCFKSYIGMGYSAVQLPPVIQRNLLENPGWYTAYTPYQAEVSQGRLEALLNFQQLTIDLTGQDIASASLLDEATAAAEAMAMAKRISKLKNASHFFVAADVHPQVLDVVRTRARTYGFGLIVDEAHKALDHEDIFGVLLQQVGTTGELRDDTDLIGALKARQIIVTVAADIMALVLLTAPGKQGADIVFGSAQRFGVPMGYGGPHAAFFATKDEFKRAMPGRIIGVSRDAAGNSALRMAMQTREQHIRREKANSNICTSQVLLAMIASFYAVYHGPDGLRDIASRIHRLCDILAASVQQKGLKLRYTHYFDTLCVEVADKPAVLARAAARKINLRSDIDNAVGITLDETTTRDDIQTLWYVITGDDQSLAIDTLDKAVMEDSASIPPAMWRDSPILEHPVFHRYHSETAMMRYMHTLERKDLALNQAMIPLGSCTMKLNAAAEMIPITWPEFADLHPFCPPEQAEGYQQMLSQLATWLSRLTGYDAVSMQPNSGAQGEYAGLLAIRRYHESRQQAQRDICLIPASAHGTNPASAYMAGMQVVVVACDKNGNIDLADLQLKAEQAAERLACIIVTYPSTHGVYEEAIRDVCAVIHQAGGQVYLDGANMNAQVGMTSPGFIGADVSHFNLHKTFSIPHGGGGPGVGPVAVKAHLAPFLPGHSVVQIDNMLTRQGAVSAAPFGSASILPISWMYIRMMGAQGLKRASQVAILNANYIATRLQAAYPVLYSGRGGRVAHECILDIRPLKAQSGISELDIAKRLIDFGFHAPTMSFPVAGTLMVEPTESEDKTELDRFINAMLMIRDEISRVEAGEWPQDDNPLVNAPHTQWELAAAWHHPYSREQAAFPAGSVNKYWSTVKRVDDVYGDRHLFCRCVPESEDS, encoded by the coding sequence ATGACATCAACATTAGGCCAGCTGGAAAACCATGACGCTTTTATTGACCGTCATATTGGCCCGACGCCCCGGCAGCAACAGACGATGCTGGATGTGGTGGGGGCGGATTCACTGGATACACTGACGCAGCAGATTGTGCCGCAGGATATTCAACTGCCGGCACTGCCGAATATACCGCAAGCGATAAGTGAATTTGCCGCTCTGGCTGAGTTACGCGCTATCGCGAAGCGTAATCAGTGTTTTAAATCATACATCGGCATGGGCTACAGCGCGGTACAGCTACCGCCGGTGATCCAGCGTAATTTGCTGGAAAATCCGGGCTGGTATACCGCCTATACCCCTTATCAGGCAGAAGTTTCCCAGGGGCGCCTGGAAGCGCTGCTCAATTTCCAGCAGCTGACTATCGATCTGACAGGACAGGATATTGCCTCCGCCTCCTTGCTGGATGAGGCGACGGCCGCCGCGGAAGCGATGGCGATGGCGAAACGGATCAGCAAACTGAAAAACGCCAGCCATTTCTTTGTGGCGGCGGATGTGCATCCGCAGGTACTGGATGTGGTACGTACCCGTGCACGCACCTATGGTTTCGGGCTGATCGTTGATGAAGCGCATAAAGCGCTGGATCATGAGGATATCTTCGGGGTGCTGCTACAACAGGTGGGGACGACCGGTGAACTCCGTGATGACACCGATCTTATCGGCGCACTCAAGGCACGGCAGATTATTGTCACGGTCGCCGCCGATATCATGGCGCTGGTGTTATTAACCGCCCCAGGCAAGCAGGGCGCGGATATTGTCTTCGGCTCGGCACAGCGTTTCGGTGTCCCGATGGGTTACGGTGGGCCACATGCCGCGTTCTTTGCCACCAAAGATGAATTTAAACGTGCCATGCCGGGGCGTATTATCGGTGTGTCGCGGGATGCGGCAGGAAACAGCGCGTTGCGCATGGCGATGCAGACGCGCGAACAGCATATCCGCCGCGAAAAAGCAAATTCCAATATCTGTACCTCACAGGTATTACTGGCCATGATCGCCAGTTTTTATGCGGTATATCACGGGCCTGATGGCCTGAGAGATATCGCCAGTCGCATCCATCGACTGTGCGATATCCTCGCCGCCTCTGTGCAGCAAAAAGGGCTGAAGTTACGCTATACACACTATTTCGACACCCTGTGTGTCGAAGTCGCCGATAAACCCGCTGTGCTGGCGCGGGCCGCGGCGCGAAAGATCAATCTGCGCAGTGATATCGATAACGCGGTCGGTATCACACTGGATGAAACCACGACCCGTGACGATATTCAGACCCTGTGGTATGTCATCACCGGTGACGATCAGTCGCTGGCGATCGATACACTGGATAAAGCGGTGATGGAGGATAGCGCATCGATCCCGCCCGCCATGTGGCGCGACTCGCCGATCCTCGAACATCCGGTATTCCATCGCTATCATAGTGAAACCGCCATGATGCGCTATATGCACACCCTGGAGCGTAAAGATCTGGCACTCAATCAGGCGATGATCCCGCTGGGCTCCTGCACCATGAAGCTCAATGCGGCGGCAGAAATGATCCCCATCACCTGGCCTGAATTTGCCGATCTGCACCCGTTCTGTCCGCCGGAGCAGGCGGAGGGTTATCAGCAGATGCTCAGCCAGCTGGCAACGTGGCTGAGCAGATTAACCGGCTATGATGCCGTGAGTATGCAGCCAAATTCCGGCGCCCAGGGGGAGTATGCTGGTCTGCTGGCGATCCGTCGTTACCATGAGAGCCGCCAGCAGGCACAACGCGATATCTGTCTGATCCCGGCCTCGGCGCACGGCACGAATCCGGCCTCGGCATATATGGCGGGAATGCAGGTAGTGGTGGTAGCGTGTGATAAAAATGGCAATATTGATCTCGCCGATCTGCAGCTGAAAGCGGAACAGGCCGCAGAGCGCCTCGCCTGTATTATAGTGACCTATCCGTCAACCCATGGGGTATATGAAGAGGCTATCCGCGATGTCTGCGCGGTGATACATCAGGCGGGAGGGCAGGTCTATCTTGATGGTGCCAATATGAATGCCCAGGTCGGTATGACCTCACCAGGATTTATTGGCGCTGATGTCTCGCATTTTAATCTGCATAAAACCTTCAGCATCCCACATGGCGGTGGTGGCCCAGGGGTCGGGCCGGTGGCGGTCAAAGCGCATCTGGCTCCATTCCTGCCAGGCCATAGCGTGGTACAAATCGACAACATGCTCACCCGCCAGGGTGCCGTTTCAGCCGCCCCTTTCGGCAGCGCTTCGATTTTGCCGATTAGCTGGATGTATATCCGGATGATGGGCGCACAGGGGCTGAAACGCGCCAGTCAGGTGGCTATCCTGAATGCCAATTATATCGCCACACGCTTACAGGCGGCTTATCCGGTGCTCTACAGCGGGCGCGGGGGGCGTGTGGCGCACGAATGTATTCTTGATATCCGTCCGTTAAAAGCGCAGAGTGGCATCAGTGAGCTGGATATTGCCAAACGGCTGATTGACTTTGGTTTTCATGCCCCCACCATGTCCTTCCCGGTGGCCGGAACCCTGATGGTGGAGCCCACTGAATCAGAAGATAAAACCGAACTGGATCGTTTTATCAACGCCATGTTGATGATCCGTGATGAAATTTCGCGTGTGGAAGCAGGGGAGTGGCCGCAGGATGATAATCCGCTGGTGAATGCGCCACATACTCAATGGGAACTGGCGGCAGCATGGCATCATCCCTACTCCCGTGAACAGGCGGCATTCCCGGCAGGAAGCGTCAATAAATACTGGTCGACGGTGAAACGGGTGGATGATGTTTATGGCGATCGCCATCTGTTTTGCCGCTGTGTACCAGAGAGTGAAGATTCCTGA
- the prfB gene encoding peptide chain release factor 2 (programmed frameshift) has product MFEINPVKNRIEDLTERAAVLRGYLDYDAKKERLEEVSAELEQPDVWNSPERAQALGKERASLETIVTTFDHLAQGLEDVSGLLELAIEADDEETFNEAIAELDSLEEKLAQLEFRRMFSGEYDSADCYLDIQAGSGGTEAQDWASMLERMYLRWAEGRGFKTEIIEESEGEVAGIKSVTIKITGDYAYGWLRTETGVHRLVRKSPFDSGGRRHTSFSSAFVYPEVDDDIDIEINPADLRIDVYRASGAGGQHVNRTESAVRITHVPTGIVTQCQNDRSQHKNKDQAMKQLKAKLYELEMQKKNAEKQAVEENKSDIGWGSQIRSYVLDDSRIKDLRTGVETRNTQAVLDGSLDQFIEASLKAGL; this is encoded by the exons ATGTTTGAAATAAATCCGGTAAAAAACCGTATTGAGGATCTCACTGAACGCGCTGCTGTTCTCAGGGGGTATCTT GACTACGATGCGAAGAAAGAACGTTTAGAAGAGGTCAGCGCCGAACTGGAGCAGCCCGATGTCTGGAACAGCCCTGAGCGGGCACAAGCGCTCGGCAAAGAGCGCGCTTCCCTGGAGACTATCGTCACTACTTTTGATCATCTTGCTCAGGGGCTGGAAGATGTTTCCGGATTACTGGAGCTGGCTATCGAAGCCGACGACGAAGAAACTTTCAACGAAGCTATTGCTGAACTGGATAGCCTGGAAGAGAAACTGGCGCAACTTGAATTTCGCCGCATGTTCTCCGGTGAATATGACAGTGCCGATTGTTATCTCGATATTCAGGCCGGTTCGGGGGGAACTGAAGCGCAGGACTGGGCCAGTATGCTGGAGCGCATGTATCTTCGCTGGGCAGAGGGTCGCGGTTTCAAAACTGAAATTATCGAAGAATCCGAAGGTGAAGTGGCAGGCATTAAATCGGTGACCATTAAAATCACCGGAGATTACGCCTATGGCTGGTTACGTACCGAAACTGGCGTTCATCGCCTGGTACGCAAGAGCCCCTTTGACTCCGGTGGTCGCCGTCACACATCCTTTAGTTCTGCATTTGTCTATCCCGAAGTGGACGACGACATTGATATTGAGATCAACCCAGCGGATTTGCGGATTGACGTTTACCGTGCCTCGGGTGCCGGGGGACAGCACGTTAACCGTACCGAGTCTGCGGTACGTATTACCCACGTTCCCACCGGGATAGTGACTCAGTGTCAGAATGATCGCTCGCAGCACAAAAATAAAGACCAGGCCATGAAGCAGTTGAAAGCGAAACTGTATGAACTGGAAATGCAGAAAAAAAATGCCGAAAAGCAAGCGGTAGAAGAGAATAAATCTGATATTGGCTGGGGCAGTCAGATCCGTTCTTATGTCCTGGATGATTCCCGTATCAAAGATCTGCGTACCGGGGTGGAAACCCGCAACACTCAGGCAGTGCTGGACGGCAGTCTGGATCAATTTATCGAAGCAAGTTTAAAAGCAGGGTTATGA
- the ygfZ gene encoding tRNA-modifying protein YgfZ → MAFTSFSSSQPSPSAHLPLTLMRLDDWALATISGPDDEKYLQGQVTADIPALSEDQHLLAAHCDAKGKMWSNLRLFRRQGGFAWLERRNLREIQLAELKKYAVFSKVTIAADDEHILLGVAGLQARNALAPLFRQLPDSDKPLVTDGATSLLWFDAPQERFLLVTDAPTAERVHSALHGQAQIKTSAQWLALDIEAGLPIIDDVNSGQFLPQATNLQALGGISFKKGCYTGQEMVARAKFRGANKRALWSLIGHADRLPAPGEALELKTGENWRRTGTVLAAVQRDDGHLILQAVMSRDIAPESQFRVCDDAGELRITPLSYSLPTD, encoded by the coding sequence ATGGCTTTTACCTCTTTTTCCTCGTCTCAGCCCTCGCCTTCGGCCCATCTGCCTCTCACCTTAATGCGCCTGGATGACTGGGCACTGGCGACCATAAGCGGCCCGGATGATGAAAAATATTTACAGGGACAAGTGACTGCCGATATTCCTGCCCTGAGCGAGGATCAGCACCTGCTCGCCGCGCACTGTGACGCCAAAGGAAAAATGTGGAGCAATCTGCGGCTGTTCCGTCGTCAGGGAGGATTCGCCTGGCTGGAGCGCCGCAATCTGCGGGAAATACAGTTAGCCGAACTCAAAAAATATGCTGTCTTTTCTAAGGTCACGATTGCCGCTGATGATGAACATATCCTGCTCGGCGTAGCGGGTCTGCAGGCGCGGAATGCCCTCGCGCCGTTGTTTCGCCAGCTTCCAGACTCTGATAAACCGCTGGTCACTGACGGAGCCACCAGTTTGTTATGGTTCGACGCACCGCAGGAGCGTTTTCTGCTGGTCACCGATGCGCCAACCGCTGAGCGGGTACACAGCGCGTTACATGGCCAGGCGCAGATAAAAACCAGTGCCCAGTGGCTGGCGTTAGATATCGAAGCGGGGTTGCCGATCATCGATGATGTCAATAGTGGGCAATTTCTCCCACAAGCTACTAATTTGCAGGCACTGGGTGGGATCAGTTTTAAAAAGGGCTGCTATACCGGACAAGAGATGGTTGCCCGCGCGAAATTTCGCGGTGCCAATAAGCGGGCGTTATGGTCGCTGATCGGTCATGCTGATCGTCTTCCCGCCCCCGGAGAAGCGCTGGAGTTAAAAACCGGAGAGAACTGGCGTCGTACCGGCACCGTACTGGCAGCGGTACAACGGGATGACGGACATCTGATTCTGCAGGCTGTTATGAGCCGTGATATCGCACCGGAGAGCCAGTTTCGTGTCTGTGATGATGCCGGTGAATTGCGTATCACCCCGCTGTCCTACTCCCTGCCGACAGATTAA
- the gcvH gene encoding glycine cleavage system protein GcvH, whose protein sequence is MNNIPAELKYSKEHEWLRKEADGTYTVGITDHAQALLGDMVFVELPAVGTVVAIGDDCAVAESVKAASDIYAPISGEIIAINEALNDAPEQVNDNPYSEGWIFKIKASDEAQVATLLDAHAYASLVEEE, encoded by the coding sequence ATGAACAACATCCCTGCGGAACTGAAATACAGCAAAGAACATGAATGGCTACGTAAAGAGGCGGACGGGACCTACACCGTTGGGATCACCGATCATGCTCAGGCGTTGCTTGGGGATATGGTTTTCGTCGAATTACCGGCGGTTGGAACCGTGGTGGCCATCGGTGATGACTGCGCGGTGGCCGAATCGGTCAAAGCGGCTTCTGATATTTATGCGCCGATCAGTGGCGAGATTATCGCCATTAATGAAGCGTTAAATGATGCACCGGAGCAGGTCAACGACAACCCTTACAGCGAAGGATGGATTTTTAAAATCAAAGCCAGTGATGAAGCGCAGGTGGCCACATTGCTGGATGCGCATGCCTATGCAAGCCTGGTGGAAGAAGAGTAG
- the lysS gene encoding lysine--tRNA ligase produces the protein MSEQHRQGDDTAIDLNNELQNRREKLAQLREQGIPFPNDFRRDHTSDQLHTDFDDKDSAQLEALNIEVSVAGRMMTRRIMGKASFVTLQDVGGRIQLYVARDDLAQGVYQDQFKKWDLGDIIGAKGKLFKTKTGELTIHCSELRLLTKALRPLPDKFHGLQDQEARYRQRYLDLIANDESRHTFKVRSRILAAIRKFMVDRDFMEVETPMMQVIPGGASARPFITHHNALDLDMYLRIAPELYLKRLVVGGFERVFEINRNFRNEGISVRHNPEFTMMELYMAYADYKDLIELTESLFRTIAQEVLGKTEVPYGDAVFDFGQPFEKLTMREAIKKYRPQTNMVDLDNFNAAKAIADEIGIKVEKSWGLGRIVTEIFEEVAEAHLIQPTFITEYPAEVSPLARRNDQNPEITDRFEFFIGGREIGNGFSELNDAEDQAQRFQQQVNAKAAGDDEAMFYDEDYVTALEHGLPPTAGLGVGIDRMVMLFTNSHTIRDVILFPVMRPVK, from the coding sequence ATGTCTGAACAACACCGGCAGGGCGATGACACAGCAATTGACCTGAATAATGAACTACAAAACCGGCGTGAAAAGCTGGCACAGTTACGTGAACAAGGTATTCCGTTTCCGAACGATTTTCGCCGTGATCATACCTCTGACCAGCTGCACACCGATTTTGACGACAAAGACAGTGCGCAACTTGAGGCGCTGAATATTGAGGTTTCCGTGGCCGGTCGCATGATGACGCGCCGTATTATGGGAAAAGCCTCATTCGTAACACTACAGGATGTTGGCGGACGTATTCAGCTATATGTTGCCCGTGACGATTTAGCGCAAGGTGTTTATCAGGATCAGTTTAAAAAGTGGGATCTTGGCGACATCATTGGCGCCAAAGGGAAACTCTTCAAAACCAAAACTGGCGAACTGACTATTCACTGCAGCGAACTGCGCCTGCTGACCAAAGCACTGCGTCCCCTGCCGGATAAATTTCATGGTTTGCAGGATCAGGAAGCGCGCTATCGTCAGCGTTACCTCGATCTGATTGCCAATGACGAGTCGCGCCACACTTTTAAAGTACGCTCGCGCATTCTGGCCGCTATCCGTAAATTCATGGTGGATCGTGATTTTATGGAAGTGGAAACCCCGATGATGCAGGTTATCCCAGGAGGGGCCTCTGCGCGTCCGTTTATCACCCATCATAATGCGCTGGATCTGGATATGTATCTGCGTATCGCGCCGGAGCTTTATCTCAAGCGGCTGGTGGTCGGGGGATTTGAACGGGTGTTTGAGATCAATCGTAACTTCCGTAATGAAGGGATCTCTGTCCGCCATAATCCTGAATTTACCATGATGGAACTGTATATGGCATATGCAGACTATAAGGATTTAATCGAACTGACAGAATCATTATTCCGGACAATTGCACAGGAAGTTCTGGGCAAAACAGAAGTGCCTTATGGTGATGCGGTCTTTGATTTTGGTCAGCCATTTGAAAAGCTGACGATGCGCGAGGCGATCAAAAAATATCGTCCGCAAACCAATATGGTTGATCTGGATAACTTTAATGCCGCAAAAGCGATTGCTGACGAGATCGGCATTAAAGTAGAAAAAAGCTGGGGATTGGGCCGTATCGTAACTGAAATATTTGAGGAAGTGGCAGAAGCGCATCTGATTCAGCCGACGTTTATCACCGAATATCCTGCGGAAGTCTCGCCACTGGCGCGTCGTAATGATCAAAACCCGGAAATTACGGATCGCTTTGAATTCTTTATCGGTGGCCGTGAAATTGGTAATGGTTTCAGCGAACTGAATGATGCGGAAGATCAGGCTCAGCGTTTCCAGCAACAGGTGAACGCGAAAGCGGCCGGTGATGATGAAGCGATGTTCTATGACGAAGACTACGTGACGGCACTGGAACACGGCCTGCCACCCACCGCAGGTTTAGGTGTTGGTATTGACCGGATGGTGATGTTGTTTACTAACAGCCATACTATTCGTGATGTTATCCTGTTCCCGGTGATGCGTCCGGTAAAATAA
- the gcvT gene encoding glycine cleavage system aminomethyltransferase GcvT has protein sequence MAQQTPLYQQHQLCGARMVDFHGWMMPLHYGSQIDEHHAVRRDAGMFDVSHMTIIDFHGCRSRDFLRYLLANDAAKLTVPGKALYSAMLNASANVIDDLIVYYLTEDDFRMVVNSATREKDLSWIRQQAQPYGLEITVRDDLALIAVQGPQAKEKTATLLSAAQRQAVAEMKPFFGQQCGDLFIATTGYTGESGYEIALPNDQAVALWQGLQAAGVKPCGLAARDTLRLEAGMNLYGQEMDESISPLAANMGWTIAWQPEDRSFIGRNALELEREKGTEKLVGLIMTAKGVLRSGQVVRFTTAAGEQKTGVITSGTFSPTLGYGIALARVPDDIGDHAVVQIRNREVPVKVTKPVFVRNGKAVVSFSPLTGD, from the coding sequence ATGGCTCAACAGACTCCGCTTTATCAACAACACCAGCTATGCGGGGCTCGCATGGTCGATTTTCATGGCTGGATGATGCCCCTCCATTATGGTTCCCAGATAGATGAGCACCATGCCGTGCGGCGCGATGCTGGCATGTTTGATGTTTCGCACATGACGATCATTGATTTTCATGGCTGTCGTAGCCGTGATTTCCTGCGCTATTTGCTGGCGAATGATGCTGCGAAACTGACGGTGCCCGGCAAAGCACTCTATAGCGCGATGCTGAACGCTTCTGCCAACGTCATTGATGATCTCATTGTCTACTACCTGACGGAAGACGATTTCCGGATGGTGGTGAACTCGGCGACACGAGAAAAAGATCTGAGCTGGATCCGTCAGCAGGCGCAGCCTTATGGCCTTGAGATAACGGTTCGTGATGATCTTGCTCTTATCGCCGTACAGGGGCCGCAGGCAAAAGAAAAAACCGCCACTCTGCTGAGCGCCGCACAGCGCCAGGCGGTCGCGGAAATGAAACCGTTTTTTGGCCAGCAGTGTGGTGATCTCTTTATTGCCACCACTGGCTATACCGGTGAAAGCGGATATGAAATTGCCCTGCCGAACGATCAGGCGGTCGCTTTGTGGCAGGGTTTGCAGGCCGCAGGGGTCAAACCGTGTGGCCTGGCTGCCCGCGATACCCTGCGGCTGGAAGCCGGGATGAATCTGTATGGCCAGGAGATGGACGAAAGCATCTCGCCGCTGGCCGCCAATATGGGCTGGACAATCGCCTGGCAACCGGAAGACCGCTCGTTTATCGGTCGTAACGCACTGGAGTTAGAGCGTGAAAAAGGCACTGAAAAACTGGTCGGACTGATCATGACCGCAAAGGGTGTATTACGCAGCGGGCAGGTGGTACGTTTTACCACCGCCGCCGGTGAGCAAAAAACTGGCGTCATTACCAGTGGTACATTCTCTCCCACGCTCGGTTACGGTATTGCCCTTGCACGGGTGCCTGACGATATCGGTGACCACGCGGTTGTACAGATACGTAACCGCGAAGTGCCGGTAAAAGTGACAAAACCTGTTTTTGTACGCAACGGTAAAGCCGTTGTGTCATTTTCCCCTCTGACTGGAGATTAA
- a CDS encoding hemolysin III family protein gives MVHQPLISHSYSLAEEIANSVTHGIGLLLSIVGLVLLLTQATNHHASVAAITSYALYGSSMIALFLASTLYHAIPSPKAKQWLKKCDHCAIYLLIAGTYTPFLLVGLNSTLARVLLIIIWSLALAGILFKLTIGHRFKTLSLATYLLMGWLSLIVIYQLTIKLASGGVILLAAGGVIYSLGVIFYVCKRIPYNHAIWHGFVLGGSICHFLAIYLYVGPL, from the coding sequence ATGGTTCACCAGCCGTTAATCAGCCACAGCTATTCGCTGGCAGAAGAGATCGCGAACAGCGTCACTCATGGCATTGGCCTGTTATTGAGCATTGTCGGCCTGGTTCTCCTGCTGACACAGGCGACGAATCATCACGCCAGTGTGGCGGCCATCACAAGTTATGCCCTGTATGGTAGCAGCATGATTGCGCTGTTTCTGGCTTCCACGCTCTACCATGCAATTCCCTCCCCAAAAGCCAAACAGTGGCTGAAGAAATGTGACCATTGTGCTATCTATCTGTTGATTGCTGGCACCTATACCCCTTTTTTGCTGGTGGGACTCAATTCAACCCTGGCGCGGGTGCTGCTGATTATCATCTGGAGTCTGGCGCTGGCCGGTATTTTATTTAAGCTGACCATTGGCCATCGTTTTAAAACCCTCTCTCTGGCGACCTATCTTCTGATGGGCTGGCTGTCGTTGATTGTTATCTATCAGCTGACGATAAAGCTGGCAAGCGGTGGGGTGATCTTACTGGCGGCAGGTGGGGTGATTTATTCACTGGGGGTTATTTTTTATGTCTGCAAGCGGATCCCTTACAACCATGCCATCTGGCATGGTTTTGTGCTGGGGGGAAGCATCTGCCATTTTCTGGCAATCTATCTGTATGTCGGGCCGCTTTAA